A stretch of Veillonellales bacterium DNA encodes these proteins:
- a CDS encoding type II toxin-antitoxin system PemK/MazF family toxin, whose amino-acid sequence MFRQSPEIGDIILLNFVPQSGNEIQKRRPALVISCTFFNETTGFSVVCPITSTQNSFPLHISLDSRTTTHGDILIEQLKSLDYNARSWSFLEKAPNDILDRAIDLAKNYIIGK is encoded by the coding sequence ATGTTTCGACAATCGCCTGAAATAGGAGATATAATTCTTCTTAACTTTGTCCCTCAGTCCGGCAATGAAATCCAAAAAAGGCGGCCAGCACTTGTCATTTCTTGTACGTTTTTTAATGAAACTACTGGATTTTCAGTCGTCTGTCCAATAACTTCAACCCAAAATAGCTTCCCTTTGCATATATCTTTAGACAGCAGGACAACTACCCACGGCGATATCTTAATCGAACAGCTAAAATCATTGGATTATAATGCACGTTCATGGTCTTTTTTAGAAAAAGCACCAAACGACATCTTAGATCGTGCTATAGATTTAGCCAAAAACTATATAATAGGTAAATAA
- a CDS encoding dihydroorotate dehydrogenase codes for MDLATDIAGIKMKTPVMTASGTFGFGLEYRDFMDINQIGAIVVKGTTLEPRAGNPGRRIAETPAGMLNAIGLENPGVEEFIQGILPKLSTYEVPIIVNISGKTAEEYGELASRLNIPGVAGIEVNISCPNVKQGGIAFGTDRNSAASVVRQVKDNSRVPVIAKLSPNVTDIVSMAQAVEAAGADAISLINTLLGMAIDIHSWKPVLGNIVGGLSGPAVKPVALRMVWQAAQAVKVPLIGMGGIMTAEDAIEFLLAGASAVAVGTANFVNPCAARTVAEGIGEYLQQRGLTQVRQLVGKMITQ; via the coding sequence TTGGACTTGGCTACTGATATTGCCGGTATTAAAATGAAAACACCGGTCATGACGGCATCGGGTACTTTCGGCTTTGGCCTGGAATATCGCGACTTTATGGATATTAACCAGATCGGCGCGATCGTAGTAAAAGGTACGACGCTGGAACCTCGTGCCGGCAATCCGGGACGGCGGATTGCCGAAACTCCGGCCGGTATGCTGAATGCTATTGGGCTTGAAAATCCTGGGGTGGAAGAATTTATTCAGGGAATATTGCCGAAACTATCAACGTATGAAGTACCGATTATTGTAAATATTTCCGGGAAAACGGCGGAAGAGTATGGCGAACTGGCAAGCCGGTTGAATATTCCCGGTGTGGCCGGAATTGAGGTCAACATCTCCTGTCCCAATGTCAAGCAGGGGGGAATTGCCTTTGGCACAGACCGGAACAGTGCGGCTTCAGTAGTAAGGCAAGTCAAGGATAACAGCCGCGTACCGGTTATTGCCAAATTATCACCCAATGTGACGGATATTGTTTCTATGGCTCAGGCAGTGGAGGCGGCCGGCGCAGATGCCATTTCGCTGATTAATACGTTATTGGGCATGGCAATTGACATTCACAGCTGGAAGCCGGTTCTTGGCAATATTGTCGGCGGCTTATCAGGGCCTGCCGTGAAGCCGGTGGCACTGCGGATGGTTTGGCAGGCAGCGCAAGCGGTAAAGGTGCCGCTGATTGGCATGGGCGGCATTATGACGGCTGAGGATGCCATCGAGTTTCTTTTGGCTGGAGCCAGTGCGGTGGCGGTGGGAACGGCAAATTTTGTTAATCCCTGTGCTGCCCGGACAGTGGCAGAGGGGATTGGCGAGTATTTACAGCAGCGAGGACTGACTCAGGTGAGACAGTTAGTCGGCAAAATGATTACACAATAG
- a CDS encoding dihydroorotate dehydrogenase electron transfer subunit, producing the protein MPKTVVRAVIAGQRKLSNDVYELVFAAPEIARQAVPGQFVHVRVSEPDSADPLLRRPLSIADVDRQHNTVSVIYRVVGRGTARLAKLQAQENIDCLGPLGRGFTLRGERPLLIGGGMGIAPLQYLAKKLCPRPVEILLGGRTREEMFWQDMFASICQDIHITTDDGSLGQRGVAPDVLPDLLEQKSFDMIYCCGPHPMLVSVAKIAQGINIPCQVSLEEYMACGIGACLSCTCAAKDGSRKKICTDGPVFWAGEVI; encoded by the coding sequence TTGCCTAAGACAGTGGTGCGGGCGGTAATTGCCGGACAGCGGAAACTTAGCAATGATGTGTATGAACTGGTCTTTGCTGCACCGGAAATTGCCCGTCAGGCTGTTCCCGGACAGTTTGTTCACGTGAGAGTGTCTGAGCCTGATAGTGCCGATCCGCTGCTGCGGCGTCCCCTTAGTATTGCCGATGTTGACCGGCAGCATAATACCGTTAGTGTCATTTATCGCGTTGTCGGGCGGGGGACCGCCCGTTTGGCAAAACTTCAGGCCCAGGAAAATATTGATTGTCTGGGACCTTTGGGCAGGGGATTTACACTGCGGGGAGAACGGCCGCTCCTTATCGGCGGCGGTATGGGCATCGCTCCCTTGCAGTATCTTGCCAAAAAGCTCTGTCCGCGTCCGGTGGAAATATTGTTAGGCGGTCGCACGCGGGAAGAGATGTTTTGGCAGGATATGTTTGCTTCTATCTGCCAAGATATTCATATAACGACTGATGACGGCAGTTTGGGGCAGCGCGGAGTTGCTCCCGATGTTCTGCCTGATTTGCTGGAACAAAAGTCATTTGACATGATTTATTGCTGCGGCCCCCATCCCATGCTGGTATCGGTTGCTAAAATTGCCCAGGGAATAAATATCCCCTGCCAGGTTTCGTTGGAAGAATATATGGCCTGCGGCATAGGAGCCTGCTTGTCCTGCACTTGTGCCGCCAAAGACGGATCACGTAAAAAGATTTGTACCGACGGTCCGGTATTTTGGGCCGGGGAGGTAATATAA
- the pyrE gene encoding orotate phosphoribosyltransferase — protein sequence MNEAAVKKMFLDTGAILEGHFLLTSGLHSPLYVEKFKVLQYPEYTAQLCKVLAGKFANEKIEVVVGPVTGGILLAHEVGKNLGTRAIFTERENGRMTLRRGFVIKPGERVLVVEDIVTTGGSVREVIDVVREQGGIPVGVGLLVDRSGGKVDFGIPAQALLHLTVETFSPDSCPLCKKGLPMTKRGSRKL from the coding sequence ATGAATGAAGCAGCAGTTAAAAAAATGTTTTTAGATACAGGGGCTATATTAGAAGGACACTTTCTCCTGACGTCCGGCTTGCACAGCCCTTTATATGTAGAAAAATTTAAAGTTCTCCAATATCCGGAATATACAGCTCAGTTATGCAAAGTGCTGGCAGGTAAGTTTGCCAATGAAAAAATTGAAGTAGTTGTCGGTCCGGTGACCGGCGGTATCCTCTTGGCTCACGAGGTGGGGAAAAATCTGGGCACCCGTGCTATATTTACGGAACGGGAAAATGGCAGGATGACTCTTCGGCGGGGATTTGTTATTAAACCGGGGGAACGGGTTCTGGTTGTCGAGGATATTGTCACCACCGGCGGTTCGGTGAGGGAGGTCATTGATGTTGTCCGCGAGCAGGGAGGAATACCGGTGGGAGTAGGATTACTGGTAGACCGCAGCGGCGGAAAAGTGGATTTCGGGATTCCGGCTCAGGCATTATTGCATCTCACAGTAGAAACTTTTAGCCCGGATTCTTGTCCTTTATGTAAAAAAGGACTGCCTATGACCAAACGGGGCAGCCGGAAATTATAA
- a CDS encoding ABC transporter ATP-binding protein — protein sequence MNYEIDSITISNVNKIFTTRSGRVAALQDINLTIGDGEFFCIVGPSGCGKTTLLRILAGLEDASNGKIQINTVNNTNRPLNSMVFQEQSILPWMTVLDNVGYGLCMRGIAKKERKKIAQHYIHMIGLDKFAQAYPCQLSGGMKQRVSVARAFANDPEILLMDEPFGALDEQNRIILQQELLHIWENSQKTTVFITHSIDEALCLGDRVMVMTAQPGRVKAIIDIDLPRPRDIASIRTTLHYNELFQRIWLSLRDEVLKGKEHELSGL from the coding sequence ATGAATTATGAAATCGATAGCATAACGATATCGAATGTTAATAAAATTTTTACTACCCGATCGGGACGGGTGGCTGCACTTCAAGATATCAATCTGACAATCGGCGATGGCGAATTTTTCTGTATTGTCGGTCCCAGCGGCTGTGGAAAAACTACGCTGCTTCGCATTTTAGCCGGACTGGAAGATGCCTCAAACGGTAAAATCCAGATAAATACCGTTAACAATACGAACCGTCCTTTAAATTCAATGGTCTTTCAAGAACAATCGATTCTGCCTTGGATGACAGTGCTCGATAATGTGGGATACGGCTTATGTATGAGGGGTATTGCAAAAAAAGAGCGCAAAAAAATCGCCCAGCATTACATACACATGATCGGGCTGGATAAATTTGCGCAAGCCTACCCCTGCCAGCTTTCCGGCGGCATGAAACAGCGAGTCAGCGTTGCCCGCGCTTTTGCCAATGACCCGGAAATATTGCTAATGGATGAACCTTTTGGCGCATTGGATGAACAAAACCGAATTATTTTACAGCAAGAACTGCTTCATATCTGGGAAAACAGCCAAAAAACCACCGTATTTATCACCCATAGTATTGATGAAGCCTTATGCCTGGGCGACCGGGTAATGGTAATGACTGCCCAGCCCGGCAGAGTCAAGGCCATTATTGATATCGATTTACCCCGTCCCCGGGATATTGCCAGCATCCGAACCACCTTGCACTATAACGAGTTATTCCAAAGAATATGGCTCAGCCTGCGAGATGAAGTACTCAAAGGCAAAGAACATGAACTAAGCGGCCTATAA
- a CDS encoding ABC transporter substrate-binding protein — MNRGIWVKLISLLVAALFLTACGQNPATQTSLKQGPAWAATLTPLSQETVVKVGMKQVVSDAGILIGMAKGYYNDLGIKIEPVQFNSGQEMINQLAAGQLDVGATVTASGLFNAISRDIPVKIVADKGINVPGKGYYRLVIRKDLVDTIKDYTDLRGKKIAIVGTASLDEIALVRVLEKGGLTVNDIDLQVIRAFPDMLVSLGNKSIDAAMVIEPFVTQGMSKGLLDPWKDPAEYDPDAQTALLVFGPSMTKNPQIADRFMTAYIRSIRDYNDAFFKDKDKQQIVNILCKYSVTKDPVLYEKMFPTGLNPDGYVRMKGIEMDLAWYKQNNLLKSDLQVQDVVDNQFVDFALKVLGKYQ; from the coding sequence ATGAATAGGGGTATCTGGGTAAAATTGATTTCACTGCTGGTTGCGGCACTTTTTCTCACAGCCTGCGGTCAAAATCCTGCTACCCAAACCTCACTAAAACAAGGTCCGGCATGGGCAGCCACGCTGACTCCGCTTTCCCAGGAAACGGTAGTAAAAGTAGGTATGAAACAAGTCGTTTCCGATGCCGGAATTCTCATCGGCATGGCCAAAGGATATTACAATGATTTAGGTATAAAAATTGAACCGGTGCAATTCAATTCCGGACAGGAGATGATCAACCAGCTTGCTGCCGGACAATTGGATGTTGGCGCAACGGTTACAGCCTCCGGCTTATTCAATGCCATATCCCGGGATATTCCTGTGAAAATTGTAGCGGATAAAGGCATTAACGTTCCCGGCAAGGGCTATTACCGGTTGGTTATTCGCAAAGACTTAGTAGATACTATCAAAGATTATACTGACTTGCGCGGTAAAAAAATTGCCATTGTCGGTACAGCTTCTTTGGATGAAATTGCCTTGGTACGGGTTTTGGAAAAAGGCGGTTTAACCGTCAATGATATTGATCTGCAAGTCATCCGGGCTTTTCCTGACATGCTGGTTTCCCTTGGCAATAAGAGCATTGACGCCGCCATGGTCATCGAGCCTTTTGTAACTCAGGGTATGTCAAAAGGCCTTCTGGACCCATGGAAAGATCCCGCCGAATATGATCCTGACGCCCAAACAGCACTGCTTGTATTTGGCCCGAGCATGACGAAAAATCCCCAAATTGCCGATCGCTTTATGACGGCATATATAAGATCGATACGGGATTACAACGATGCTTTTTTTAAAGACAAAGACAAACAACAAATTGTCAATATCCTTTGCAAGTACTCAGTTACTAAAGATCCTGTTCTCTATGAAAAAATGTTTCCCACCGGCTTAAATCCCGACGGTTATGTTCGTATGAAAGGAATCGAAATGGACTTAGCCTGGTACAAACAAAACAATTTATTGAAATCCGACCTTCAAGTTCAGGATGTTGTCGATAACCAATTTGTCGATTTTGCCCTGAAAGTCCTGGGTAAATATCAATAA
- a CDS encoding AbrB/MazE/SpoVT family DNA-binding domain-containing protein, with protein sequence MIITSIAKWGNSQGIRLPKEVLEQVNLKHKDKLSVVINGEEIILKKIVETNENRLKKLFENYTAGDYICKEIECTPAVGKEVF encoded by the coding sequence ATGATTATTACAAGCATTGCAAAATGGGGGAATAGCCAAGGAATCCGCCTGCCCAAAGAAGTGTTAGAACAGGTGAATTTGAAGCATAAAGATAAACTATCCGTTGTTATTAATGGCGAAGAAATTATTCTAAAAAAAATCGTTGAAACAAATGAAAACAGGCTTAAAAAATTATTTGAGAATTACACAGCCGGAGATTATATCTGCAAAGAAATAGAATGCACTCCTGCTGTTGGCAAAGAGGTTTTCTAA
- a CDS encoding ABC transporter permease, protein MKIPNHTILIRTLSVLSPLSLLLLWEFLARINAIDIRLLSSPSLIIQSFIPLLLSGELLYNTFVSVQRVWWGFLVGSIPGVLLGISMGLSPLVRSAFEPMIAATYPIPKLALMPLILLIFGLGETSKIFTIAIGVFYLVVINTMAGVLSIDKIYLDVAKNFGASRKNFYLTIALPGALPMIFAGLKLGMGMALILIVAAELSAAKAGVGWMIWRAYDMFDIEQMFVALIMLSVLGYLFSLLLDMFERWALPWKQQT, encoded by the coding sequence GTGAAAATTCCTAATCATACTATTTTAATCCGCACCCTTTCTGTGTTATCGCCCCTTAGTTTGCTGCTGCTGTGGGAGTTTTTGGCTCGCATAAATGCTATCGACATACGGTTATTGTCAAGTCCCAGCCTAATCATCCAATCTTTTATCCCGCTGCTGCTTTCCGGAGAACTGCTTTACAATACTTTTGTCAGTGTACAGCGGGTGTGGTGGGGATTTCTGGTAGGTTCCATTCCCGGCGTACTGCTCGGTATCAGTATGGGATTATCGCCTTTGGTTCGCTCGGCCTTTGAACCGATGATCGCCGCCACCTATCCCATTCCCAAACTAGCCCTGATGCCATTGATTCTCCTCATCTTTGGCTTGGGTGAAACCTCAAAAATATTTACCATCGCTATTGGCGTCTTTTATTTAGTAGTCATTAATACGATGGCCGGAGTATTAAGTATTGACAAAATTTATTTAGATGTAGCCAAAAATTTCGGGGCCAGCCGTAAAAATTTTTATCTGACCATCGCTTTACCCGGCGCTTTGCCAATGATTTTTGCCGGCTTAAAACTCGGCATGGGAATGGCGTTAATTCTAATCGTCGCCGCTGAACTGTCGGCAGCCAAAGCCGGCGTTGGCTGGATGATTTGGCGGGCCTATGATATGTTTGATATTGAGCAAATGTTTGTGGCTTTGATTATGCTGTCAGTACTGGGTTATCTTTTTTCGCTTTTATTGGATATGTTTGAACGCTGGGCACTTCCCTGGAAACAACAAACTTGA
- the pyrF gene encoding orotidine-5'-phosphate decarboxylase: MNDQRLIVALDVSDLAKVKQIVAALGDSVSYYKVGMELYYSVGREALDFLRRQDKQVFLDLKFFDIPHTVARSAAALTGLGISLLTVHASGGPSMMREAAQAVAEQARNRGIVRPKLVAVTVLTSISEKEWSILGYGKNTAEQVIHLARLAQQSGMDGVVASPREAAEIRKACGRDFLIVTPGIRPQGAGLNDQSRTATPAGALQNGADYLVVGRPIIAAADAKLAAENILREMEGVK; encoded by the coding sequence ATGAATGATCAACGGCTGATTGTAGCCCTTGATGTATCGGATCTTGCTAAGGTTAAGCAAATTGTCGCTGCATTAGGCGACAGCGTTAGTTATTACAAAGTGGGCATGGAATTATATTACAGTGTTGGCCGGGAAGCGCTGGATTTTTTGCGCCGGCAGGACAAGCAGGTTTTTTTGGATTTGAAATTTTTCGATATCCCCCATACAGTGGCGCGAAGTGCGGCTGCTCTTACCGGCTTGGGAATTTCTTTGTTAACCGTACATGCTTCCGGCGGTCCGTCGATGATGCGGGAGGCCGCTCAGGCGGTTGCCGAACAAGCGAGAAATAGGGGAATTGTCCGGCCAAAATTAGTTGCGGTTACAGTTTTGACAAGTATTAGTGAGAAAGAATGGTCGATTTTGGGATATGGCAAGAATACTGCGGAGCAGGTAATTCATCTTGCCCGGCTGGCTCAGCAATCCGGTATGGACGGGGTTGTGGCTTCACCGCGTGAAGCGGCGGAAATTCGTAAAGCTTGCGGCCGGGATTTTCTGATTGTCACTCCCGGCATACGACCTCAAGGTGCCGGCCTGAATGACCAAAGCCGGACAGCTACTCCGGCAGGCGCGCTGCAGAATGGGGCCGATTATCTGGTAGTGGGACGCCCAATTATTGCAGCCGCCGATGCGAAGCTGGCAGCGGAAAATATTCTTCGTGAAATGGAGGGTGTGAAATGA
- the carA gene encoding glutamine-hydrolyzing carbamoyl-phosphate synthase small subunit — MNGKLVLEDGSEYCGKMLADTPTDGEVVFNTGMTGYQEILTDPSYCGQIVTMTYPLIGNYGVANLFEQSRQSYVKGFIISELCERPSNWQAENNLTDYLVSRQIPCLYDVDTRAITRAIRSSGTMKGVIVPEGYSWEETKALLSIPPETQVVKQVTTEKAYRIPQAGPHVVVMDFGIKRNILNSLHKLGCDLTVVPAETSAQEILALNSDGIFLSNGPGDPKDLPGVIDEIKKLVGKKPIFGICLGHQLLALALGGDTYKLKFGHRGANQPVKNLLTGRVHITSQNHGYAVKEGSLSDKNLKVTHRAVNDGTVEGMRHVQLPIFSVQYHPEAAPGPDDNTYLFDEFMTLLKKGE, encoded by the coding sequence ATGAATGGCAAATTAGTGCTGGAAGACGGCAGTGAGTATTGTGGGAAAATGCTGGCAGACACCCCCACTGACGGGGAAGTGGTTTTTAATACAGGGATGACAGGTTATCAGGAAATCCTGACGGATCCGTCCTACTGCGGACAGATCGTGACAATGACCTACCCGCTGATCGGGAACTATGGGGTAGCTAATCTGTTTGAACAATCCCGGCAATCTTATGTAAAAGGATTTATTATCAGCGAACTGTGTGAGCGGCCAAGCAATTGGCAGGCAGAGAATAACCTGACTGATTATCTGGTTTCGCGGCAAATTCCTTGCCTGTATGATGTGGATACCCGGGCTATCACCCGGGCAATCCGTTCCTCAGGTACGATGAAGGGAGTTATTGTGCCTGAAGGTTACAGCTGGGAGGAGACGAAGGCACTGTTGTCAATCCCGCCTGAAACGCAGGTGGTCAAACAGGTTACAACCGAGAAAGCCTACCGGATTCCGCAAGCAGGTCCTCACGTAGTGGTTATGGATTTCGGCATTAAGCGGAATATCCTTAACTCCTTACATAAACTGGGCTGCGATCTAACCGTCGTTCCGGCTGAAACCAGCGCGCAGGAAATTTTGGCACTGAATTCGGATGGGATTTTCCTGTCCAACGGACCGGGTGATCCGAAGGATTTGCCGGGCGTAATTGATGAAATAAAAAAATTGGTTGGTAAGAAACCCATTTTTGGGATTTGTTTAGGTCATCAATTACTGGCGTTAGCTTTGGGCGGTGATACTTATAAGTTGAAATTTGGTCATCGCGGCGCAAATCAACCGGTAAAAAATCTTTTAACCGGCCGGGTCCATATTACTTCACAGAATCACGGGTATGCGGTAAAGGAAGGATCTTTGTCCGATAAGAATTTAAAAGTTACCCACCGGGCTGTAAATGACGGCACGGTAGAGGGAATGCGTCACGTTCAACTGCCGATTTTTTCGGTGCAGTATCACCCGGAGGCAGCGCCAGGCCCGGATGACAATACGTATTTGTTTGACGAATTTATGACGCTGCTGAAGAAGGGGGAATAA
- the carB gene encoding carbamoyl-phosphate synthase large subunit: protein MPKKQNLRKVMVIGSGPIVIGQAAEFDYAGTQACRALKEEGLEVVLVNSNPATIMTDANIADRVYIEPLTPEFLEEVIAKELPDGLLATLGGQAGLNLAVKLAERGVLAKYNVELLGTSLEAIKKAEDRELFKETMQKLDQPIPESTIVEDIESAREFAKQIGYPIIVRPAYTLGGTGGGIVDNEADLVDVVNRGLKYSMIGQVLVERSVAGWKEIEYEVMRDAADNCITVCNMENIDPVGIHTGDSIVVAPSQTLTDHEYQMLRGASLKIIRELGIEGGCNAQYALNPDSDQYYVIEVNPRVSRSSALASKATGYPIAKVASKIAIGYNLDEIVNAVTKKTMACFEPALDYVVVKFPRWPFDKFMFADRILGTQMKATGEVMSIDRCFEAALLKAVRSLEIGLHHLSIPEIAKLTTEQIHEKLTVANDERLFVVAEALRRGISLVEIHGITGIDRFFLEKILTIINMEKRLSAEPLTAELMLQAKKKGFADQTIAELVSQETVDIRKLRKQQNVMPCYKMVDTCAAEFEAATPYYYSTYAQEDEVQVTSHRKVMVLGSGPIRIGQGVEFDYCSVHSVWALRQMGIESIIVNNNPETVSTDFDTSDRLYFEPLTTEDVLNIIDKEKPEGVIVQFGGQTAINLAESLAEAGVKIMGTSVENIDRAEDREKFDELLEKSNIPRPKGVTVTNGEDAVDETAKIGYPVVVRPSYVLGGRAMEIVYNEAELKDYMTRAVKASHEHPVLVDRYMQGTEVEVDAIADGEDVVIPGIMEHVERAGVHSGDSIAVYPPQSLSEKVIQTIVDYTKRLALGLKVKGLINIQYVVVDEVVYVIEVNPRSSRTIPFLSKVTDIPMVNVATRVAMGKTLRSLGYESGLLPPKPYIAVKAPVFSFAKMQQVDISLGPEMKSTGEVMGIDYYYARALYKALTAAGMNVPEQGTILFTVADKDKAEAGELAKGFAELGYHIVATGGTARYLQSIGLVVDTVQKVHEHKPDIIQMIKTGKINMVVNTLTHGREPQRDGYKIRRATVEHAIACLTSMDTVQEVLNVMTFVRERRLVYVLALQDYVGGGDDLA, encoded by the coding sequence GTGCCGAAAAAACAAAATTTGCGTAAGGTAATGGTAATTGGCTCAGGCCCTATCGTAATTGGCCAGGCGGCCGAATTTGATTATGCCGGAACTCAGGCGTGCCGTGCCCTGAAAGAGGAAGGGCTGGAAGTGGTGCTGGTAAACAGTAATCCGGCTACGATTATGACGGATGCGAATATTGCCGATCGGGTTTATATTGAACCGTTAACGCCGGAGTTTTTGGAGGAAGTGATCGCCAAAGAACTTCCCGACGGGCTGCTTGCGACTTTAGGCGGCCAGGCGGGATTGAATTTAGCAGTAAAACTGGCTGAACGGGGTGTATTGGCAAAATATAACGTGGAATTGCTGGGGACTTCTTTGGAAGCAATCAAAAAGGCCGAAGATCGGGAACTCTTTAAGGAAACAATGCAGAAACTGGATCAACCGATTCCGGAAAGTACGATTGTTGAAGATATCGAGAGCGCCAGGGAGTTTGCCAAACAAATCGGTTACCCGATTATTGTCCGTCCGGCCTATACCTTGGGCGGAACCGGCGGCGGCATTGTAGATAATGAGGCTGATTTAGTCGATGTAGTAAATCGGGGCCTGAAATACAGCATGATCGGTCAGGTGCTGGTGGAACGCAGCGTGGCCGGCTGGAAAGAGATTGAATATGAAGTGATGCGGGATGCTGCTGATAACTGCATCACTGTTTGTAATATGGAGAACATTGATCCGGTAGGAATTCACACCGGCGACAGTATCGTGGTGGCACCGTCGCAAACGCTGACAGACCACGAATATCAAATGCTTCGCGGAGCCTCTTTAAAAATTATCCGGGAATTGGGAATAGAGGGCGGTTGTAATGCTCAATACGCTCTGAACCCTGACAGCGATCAATATTATGTTATTGAAGTAAATCCCCGTGTCAGCCGTTCCAGCGCTTTGGCGTCCAAAGCCACAGGCTATCCCATTGCCAAAGTCGCCAGTAAAATCGCTATCGGCTATAATCTGGACGAAATCGTAAATGCGGTGACGAAAAAGACCATGGCTTGTTTCGAACCTGCCTTGGATTATGTAGTTGTCAAATTTCCTCGCTGGCCGTTTGATAAATTTATGTTTGCCGACCGTATACTGGGTACGCAGATGAAAGCCACCGGTGAAGTCATGTCCATTGACCGCTGCTTTGAAGCGGCTTTACTAAAAGCTGTACGGTCATTGGAAATCGGCTTGCACCATCTTTCTATTCCTGAAATCGCCAAGCTTACTACCGAACAAATTCATGAGAAGCTGACGGTGGCCAATGATGAACGGCTGTTTGTGGTAGCCGAAGCCTTACGGCGGGGAATTTCTCTTGTTGAGATTCATGGGATAACCGGCATTGATCGATTTTTCTTAGAGAAGATACTTACTATTATTAATATGGAAAAACGGCTGTCGGCAGAACCGCTTACCGCGGAGCTTATGCTGCAAGCCAAGAAGAAGGGATTTGCCGATCAGACTATCGCTGAATTGGTGTCGCAGGAAACCGTTGATATCAGGAAATTGAGAAAGCAGCAGAATGTTATGCCTTGTTATAAAATGGTGGATACCTGCGCTGCTGAATTTGAAGCTGCCACACCCTATTACTATTCTACGTATGCTCAGGAAGATGAGGTTCAGGTTACTTCTCATCGCAAAGTGATGGTATTGGGGTCCGGCCCGATTCGCATCGGCCAGGGCGTTGAGTTTGACTATTGTTCGGTTCACTCGGTATGGGCCTTGCGGCAAATGGGTATTGAATCGATAATTGTAAATAACAATCCGGAAACGGTAAGTACCGATTTTGATACGTCGGATCGGCTGTATTTTGAACCGCTGACAACCGAGGATGTATTAAACATTATCGATAAAGAAAAACCGGAAGGGGTTATCGTCCAGTTTGGCGGACAGACAGCTATTAACCTTGCTGAATCTCTGGCTGAAGCCGGGGTAAAGATTATGGGAACCAGTGTGGAGAATATTGATCGGGCAGAAGACCGGGAAAAATTTGATGAGCTGCTGGAAAAAAGCAATATACCCCGCCCTAAAGGGGTAACGGTTACCAATGGGGAAGATGCTGTTGACGAAACCGCAAAAATCGGCTATCCGGTAGTCGTGCGGCCTTCCTACGTGCTGGGGGGCCGGGCGATGGAAATCGTTTATAATGAGGCAGAACTCAAAGATTATATGACCCGTGCAGTGAAAGCTTCCCACGAACATCCTGTCCTGGTAGATCGCTATATGCAGGGAACAGAAGTAGAGGTAGACGCCATAGCGGATGGGGAGGACGTAGTAATTCCGGGAATTATGGAACACGTAGAACGGGCCGGTGTACATTCAGGCGACAGCATTGCGGTGTATCCTCCCCAGTCGCTGTCGGAAAAAGTCATTCAGACAATTGTGGATTATACAAAACGGCTGGCTTTAGGGTTAAAGGTAAAAGGCCTGATTAATATTCAATATGTAGTTGTGGATGAAGTTGTTTATGTAATTGAGGTGAACCCACGCTCCAGCCGGACGATTCCTTTTCTCAGCAAAGTAACCGATATTCCTATGGTTAATGTTGCGACCCGGGTTGCTATGGGGAAAACATTGCGCTCCCTGGGATATGAATCCGGTTTATTGCCGCCTAAACCTTATATTGCAGTAAAAGCACCTGTTTTCTCTTTTGCGAAAATGCAGCAAGTCGATATCTCCCTTGGGCCGGAGATGAAATCAACCGGTGAAGTTATGGGCATAGATTATTATTATGCCCGGGCCTTATATAAAGCGCTTACCGCTGCCGGCATGAACGTACCGGAACAGGGAACGATTCTTTTTACGGTGGCGGATAAAGATAAAGCGGAAGCCGGTGAATTGGCAAAAGGATTTGCCGAACTGGGATATCATATTGTGGCTACCGGCGGAACGGCCCGGTATTTACAATCCATCGGTCTTGTTGTCGATACGGTGCAGAAGGTACATGAACATAAACCGGATATCATTCAAATGATTAAAACCGGTAAAATCAATATGGTTGTTAACACGCTGACTCATGGCAGAGAACCTCAGCGGGACGGCTACAAAATTCGCCGGGCAACGGTGGAACACGCTATTGCCTGCCTGACTTCCATGGACACTGTTCAAGAAGTATTGAATGTAATGACTTTTGTCCGGGAGCGCAGGCTGGTGTATGTGCTGGCCTTGCAGGATTATGTGGGAGGGGGAGATGATCTTGCCTAA